The Brassica napus cultivar Da-Ae chromosome C1, Da-Ae, whole genome shotgun sequence DNA segment tttgacgcaaagtagtacgatgtgaagtgagaaacttcttccgtcaaacttccagcaattatagaaccttcaactttggcgaggttctttgcttttcccttcaaatttttcatggctcgctcatactgatacatccatccgtaatgtacaggtccacgaagcaatgcctcatatgggaggtggacagctagatgctccatgacgtcaaaaaatccgggagacaatatcttctccaagttgcacaataagatgggaatgttctcctgaagctgttccacaacttcttctttaagagtgtgtgtgctcaaatccctgaaaaatgctccaatgccttttatattccaaaaacaattaaacacattgttagtcatatattattttgtaaattagaccgttataaaattattgtgatataatacactacgtacctgcaagtgcttcatgtacgtttgttggaagtagctccgcaaatgcaaagggcagtagtcattgcataaagacatgacaatcatgactcttcatctcggagaacttttgacccttttcaacacatctagagagattcgaaacatacccatcggggaacttcacttctgatgccatccagttgaacaacaccgactttttttctgaacacaatctgaatatcggaacgggaacttgtccattgcttttaatatgtaactcgcttcttgagcaaatatccggcaagtccaacctcgattttatgttgtcttttgtcttccctgggacattcaatattgtattcatgatgttctcaaagaaattcttctctatatgcatcacatcgaggttgtggcgcagaagaagatccttccaatatggcaactcccaaaatatactcttcttgtgccagttgtgatgaacaccgtaagaatcaggcatattacgagggacatgccaattaccaccccaacgaactgtttcgttagctccgtagtagtcgatttgcacttcaatttgttctccagttagatatggaggagtgtctctcacaacccgtttgtgcctaaacaaattcttgtttcttcggtaaagatggccaatgggaagaaatcgacggtgacaatcaaaactacttgtcttcctaccattcttcagttgaaatgcatctgtcgttccattacaatatggacaagctaatctcccgtgtgtagtccatccagacaacatcccataggcaggaaaatcacttatggtccacaaaagcatcgctcgcatcgtaaaattcgtcttcgttgaacagtcatacgtcctcacccctgttgaccacaaatccttcaactcttttatcagtggttgtaggaaaacatccagggacctttttggatggttcggaccaggtattaaaatggtcaagaatagcaactcccgttgcatgcacatctccggtggcaggttgtatggtgtaagaaagactggccacaatgaatattgtctccctgacaatccgaacggactaaattcatctgtgcatagtccgagatacacattccggctattgctagcaaaatccggatgtactttgttgaaatatttccaggctcttgcatctgatggatgagtcatctcaccatccgactgagtatgctcggcatgccatctcatctttccagcagtctgctctgattgatacaatcttttcaatctgtctgtaattggtaggtaccacatcctttggtacggtaccctattacgtccccgtccttgcggcttgaatcgtggcttcttgcagaatcaaCATTCTTCtatcttctcatcatctccccaatagatcatgcagttgttgatgcaaacatctattatctccgaaggcaacccaagactaaaaaccagtttctgaatctcataataagaatcagcagacacattgtcttccggcaaatactctttaaacaagtctgcccatttgttcatgcaactttcaggtagattgtgatcagttttaatattcatcattctagcagccaacgacaatttagagagaccttctctacaaccactgtaaagtggttgattcgccgcgtttaacatttcgtaaaacttttttgcatctatattaggttcttcatcttcatcatgagctacgaatgcatcagctaccatatcatgaaccctatcataatctaccatctcctcctgatggtaactatgttaattatgcaaatgatgatcaaccggttcttttttctgaaaattgctattactactactagcttcattatgatcataattaaaaccttctccatgttgaaactagatatagtaatttggcgtgaaacctctatttattaaatgcttccaaacattttcacggtatgccagtttcgaattgttgcatttccgacaaggacagaacatcttaccactttcttgggcgagcggtgttgaatctccttgatgcataaatgtctccatccccgcaaggtattctttcgtcactctcccgttagcatctctatgtatatacatccacttccgcaactcgaaaatattcccggagccagccatttttttttctttcacgttttttttgttgatgtgtttaaaatgatgttcaaacatctctatttatagaaaatttttgaatctggtagttgtaattttcctacgaatttacgacgaaaattagttAGGTGGCCGAAAAAAAAACGTGTGACaaacaaagttggtggattcaaaatttcgtCGCTAAGTAGACATAAATTGTTTCCTCATAAAGACCACGCTAAGTTTACGTGAAATGTATGAGGAAAtacgatttcctcgtaaaagccacgtgactttacatcgactttacgacgaaactgtttcgtcgttactttacgaggaaataacgctgtttttatttttctgcgtaatttcctcgtaaaatcgacgtaaatttacgaggaaaaatATTCCTCGTTAATTGTCCTCGTTAAGcttacgttttcttgtagtgtaagagAAGGACTTCTTGTTAAACTGTGTTTGTGATTcaataattggtatcagagccatacACATTGATACAAGCCTAGAATAAGAGATCGTGTGAAGAATACGACCATGGCCGACGTAAAAGAAGAAGCTGAGACGAATGTCAAAGGAACGAGACCTTCGTCCATTAAGTTTCCGATGCTAACCTCTACCAATTACACTCTCTGGGCTATGCGAATGAAGATTGCGCTCAAAGTTAATAAAGTATGGGAGACGATTGATCCAGGAAGTAAACATGAAGAAAAGAACAACAAGGCTGTAGCTTTACTCTTTCAATCCATTCCTGAGGCTCTGACACTACAAGTTGGTTATCTCGATACAGCCAAAGGAGTATGGGAGGCTATCAAAGCAAGACATGCCGGGGCTGAAAGAGTACAAGAAGCTCCTTTACAAACCCTAATGGCTGAATTCGACAGACTCAAGATGAAGGAAGAAGACACCATTGATTCCTTTGTAGGAAAACTATCTGAAATCACGTCGAAATCTACCTCATTAGGTGAAATTATTGAAGAGCCGAAGATCGTCAAGAAGTTCTTGAAAAGTCTACCAAAGAGAAAATACATTCATATTGTCGCATCACTTGATGCAGGTGCTTGATCTAAACACGACTAGCTTTGAGGATATTGTAGGTCGACTAAAAGCTTATGAAGAGCGTagatttgaagaagaagaagaacatgaagacGATCATGGAAAGTTATTATACGCCAACAACAGTGAATCTCGTCAAGATGGTTATGGACGAGGAGGACGAGGAAGAGGTGGACGAGGTAACTGGAGAGGACGAGGTCGAGGACGCAATGGTGGTTTCTACGCTCAGAGAGAGGCGTATAAACAAAGTCAAAACCGAGATACAAGTCATATAACGTGTTTTGCTTGCGACAAATAAGGACATTATGCAAGTAACTGTCCGGACAAGCTACTTAAACTGCAAGAAACTACTGAAAAAAGGAAGGAGATACACAAGAGGCTGATGAACTTATGATGCATGAAGTAGTGTATCTCAATGAGGAGAAAGTGAAGCCAAGTATCTTTGAAGTTGAACGAGGGATGGAAAACTTATGGTATCTTGATAATGGGGCAAGCAATCACATGAGTGGGAACCGATCGTTCTTCATCAAACTTGACAAGGGAGTCACAGGAAAGGTTCAATTCGGGGACAACTCACGTATCGACATAAAAGGCAAGGGATCAATCCGCTTTGTTCTCAAAGGAGGTGAGAAGAGAATACTAAAAAACGTCTACTATATACCGGGCCTAAGGAGCAATATTATGAGCTTAGGTCAAGCCACCGAAGTAGGTTGTGAAGTAAGAATGAAAAACAATGTTCTAATTCTCTATGACAAGGCCGGAGTTCTAATGATAAAGACCACACGGTCAAAGAACCGCTTGTATAAAGTATCTTTGCAAACGGATACTATCCAATGCCTACTTACCTCTGGAGCTACGGAGTCATCGAAGTGGCACGCACGGTTAGGACATGTCGcgatcgacacaatgaagatgatgataaacAAAGAATTGGTCGTGGGCATTCCTCATATAACTATCGAGAAAGATACATGTGTTTCTTGCCTACTTTGGAAAGCAAATGAGACAACCTTTCTCGCAAGCAACTACGTTTAGAGCGTCGCTTCCTCTTGAGCTCGTGCATGGAGAGTTATGCGGACCTATATCACCTCCCACGCCAAGTAAGAAATGCTATGTGTTTGTCCTAATTGATGATTGTACCCGCTACATGTGGACTATACTACTCAAGGAAAAGAGTGAAGCATTTGAGAATTTCAAAGTGTTCAAGGGACTTGcggaaaaggaaacaaaagggTCGGTAAGAACATTCCGTACAGATAGAGGAGGCGAGTTCATGTCACATGAGTTTATGGCTTACTGCGAGAAAAATGATATCAACAGGCACACGACAGCCCCATACtcacctcaacaaaatggggtTGTCGAACGTCAAAACCGTACACTGTTTGAGATGACTAGAAGCTTACTTAAACACATGAGCTTACCAAATTATTCATGGGGAGAAACTGTAAGGCATGCAACCTATCTAATCAATAGGATTGCAACAAGATCTCTTGCGGGACAAACTCTATACGAAGCCTTGCGGAGTAAGCGACCAAATCTTAGTCATCTTAAGGTTTTTGGTTGTGTATGCTATGCACGAACAGAGATTGCGGGAAGGAAGAAACTCGATGATAGGTCTAAAGCATTGGTACATCTAGGAACCGAGCCTGGCTCGAAGGCTTACCGGCTACTCAACCCTTCAAGCCAGAAGATAGTAGTCAGTCGCGACGTATATTTTGATGAAGATAAACAATGGAAGTGGAGCAAGGATGAGACAGAGAAATCAACGGAATCGAGTGTGCTTGAATTTGATCTCTTACCGTTAAAAGATGACAGCGATCAACGAGTAACTGAGGTGATGAGCGAagctgatgatgatggtgaCATGAATGAGGAAGACGAGTGTGAGGAGCACGAAGAGGAAGATGTTATCACACAGCCAGAATTGAGACGATCGAGTAGAGAAACAACTACACCATCATACCTAAAAGATTATATACTCCTAGCCGAAGCAGAGTGCGAGAAGCTATTGATGATTATAAACAACGAACCATGGGATTTTAATGAGGCTAAAGAGCTCGACGTTTGGGTTGATGCTTGTAAAGATGAGATATTCTCCATTGAGAAGAACAACACATGGATACTTGTCGACTTACCAAAGGGTTTCAAACCTATTGGTTTAAAATGGGTGTTCAAGATAAAGAGGAATGCAGATGGAAGTATCAGCAAGTACAAAGCGAGGTTGGTAGCAAAATGATATGTTCAGAGACACGGCATTGATTATGACGAGGTCTTTGCTCCAGTAGCTCGGATTGAAACCATCAGACTAGTGATCACACTTGTAGCTTCACACGGGTGGGAGATACATCATTTAGATGTAAAAACGGCTTTCTTACATGGAGATTTGAAGGAAGAAGTCTATGTTAGTCAACCTGAGGGCTTTGAGATCAAAGGCAAAGAAGATAAGGTGTATAAGCTTAATAAAGCTCTTTACAGCTTATGGCTGGCTCCTGGAGCATGGAACATCAAACTAAACCGGATTCTACTAGATTTCGGCTTCACTCGATGCTCTAAGGAACCTTCAGTATACAGAAGAAAAGATACAAAGGGCTTATTGCTGGTATGTATGTATGTTGATGACTTGCTTGTGACTGGTTCTTCCTTGCAGTCAACGGTTGAGTTCAAACGAGAGATGGCAAGCAAGTTCGAGATGAGCGACTTAGGGAGATTGACTTACTATCTAGGCATAGAAGTACTACAGTATGATGGTGGCGTGGTGTTGTCTCAGGATAGGTATGCTCGTAAGATCTTGGAGGATGCTGGTATGAATAGCTGCAATCTTGCTCATGTGCCCATGGAAGTGAATACTCGACTTTCTAAGTCAGTTCTTGAGAAGGGCATTTACGAGAGAGAGTATAGAAGAACCATAGGATGCCTTTGATATTTATTACATACTCGGCCTGATCTCTCTTTCAGTGTAGGCGTGCTAAGTAGATATATGCAAGAGCCTAAAGTCTCTCACGGTGTGGCTTTGAAACAAGTGCTTCGGTACCTGCGTGGTACAACAACACTTGGTTTACGGTACAAGCATTCTATTGCATGGGAACTGATTGGTTATAGCGATAGCTCGCACAATGTGGATGAGGATGATGACAAGAGCACAGCTGGACATGTTTTCTATCTAGATAAAAATCCAATTACTTGGAGCTCACAGAAGCAAGAAATCGTGGCACTATCTTCATGCGAGGCTGAATTTATGGCCGCAACGGAGGCCGCCAAGCAAGCGATTTGGCTTCAGGAACTCATGAGTGAGGTCGTGGGTGATGTATGCAACAAGGTGACCGTGAAGGTTGACAACAAGTCTGCCATGTCACACACAAAGAACCCAGTGTTCCATGGTCGCAGAAAGCATATTCATCGGAGATTCCATTTCATTAGAGAATGCGTAGAGAATGAGCAAGTTGAAGTTGAACATGTTCCGGGGAGTGAACAAAGAGCTGATACTTACAAAGGCTCTAAGTAGAATTCGATTCAAGGAAATCAGAAGTCTTATTAGAGTTCATAGTGTGAGTGAAGATGGAatcaagcttaagggggagaatgttggaatAAGCTTGACAATAGCTTAAGACACAAGCTATCCTAATCCTAGTGAGATATGGTTTTGTAATAGGATTAGGAAATAAGGAAAGATTGTTATACTAATAGGATTAAGAGTTATCTAGTCTTATAAATAGAGATGCTTATGTTGTTGCATCTCGTGTGAGTTGAGAGAGtgattttgtgatttgaaaCTTGTGAGTTTGATTGATTAATAAGAGAAGGACTTCTTGTTAAACTGTGTTTGTGATTCAATAGTAGGTGTCTCTAGGTTTAACCCACTTGGTTTCCCCTGAACATGGATTCCAAACCACGAGTCTCTTGTCCTTTGTGGTGCATAACAATAAGCCATCGCAGTGAAAAACGTTACGTATGTCGACTTCTTTGGAGAATCAGAAAGAGGATCTTACAGGTATAATGCATGAGGTGCAACCTTAACAGATGGAGCATGAAGGTTGATCTTTACTAAGCAAACCTTATGATTAATCAATGTGATCATCAGAGACTCCTCCTTTGGTGCATGAGCAGCGTGCATCTTAGCGAAGCTCCCACTTTTCAATTTAGCGTTCCATTGTTTCGATGTTTCTCGGAGTCGTACCAAAGGTATAGCCAAAACCCTAGAGAGTATATCCTCTACCAAATCCCCCGGAAGGCTACTCTACAAGTCAAAAGTCTCTTAATAATATAACGAAGAAAGATGGAGAGaggtgacaaaaaaaagagagagagagatatggaGAGAGAAAGCAAGCTACAACCGAGATAGACctaattttacatttatatataagtttCCTATTTTCAAAACTTGAGTCAAAAAGACAATCTAACATATTTGCAAAGGGCAATTGTCCAAAAGAACACCTTtcaagtttatgtcacaaaaatgacaccaggaaatgaaagtcacaaaaatgacattcattaaagggcaAAATGTCACTACTACCCTTGtgttataagaataaaaaaaacaaacaattcaTTTCCTTCACTTTCGAACAGTgtcgtctccggctcgggaatcTTCAAACCCTCACCGGCACTGTCGTCTCCGGCTCGCGAATCATCGTCTCCGGCTCGCGAATCatcgtctccggctcgggaatcatcgtctccggctcgggaatcatcttctccggctcgtTAGTCATCTTATTCGGCTCgctaatcatcttctccggctcgctaatcatcttctccggctatCTAATCATCAGCGTCACACTCTCTACTCTCAAAATCGGACACAAATCACTatgtaactttttaaaattagggtttttgaattaaaatttgtgaaggttgcgttttgattttgatttgtttgttactCTTTCTTATTAACCAGCGAAGCAAATGAAAGACTTTTGAATTGTGGGAACACAAAGTTGTTGGAGCATAATTCATCTCTTTGAGGTATGTTGCAGATTCAACCTTCTGTGTGTTtgtacaaatttataaaataaaagtttgttgTCTCTTGCTGCATCTATTGAATGTTTTTAGAAGATTTCCAGAAAGCATTTGTTGCTGCATCTATTGAATGTTGAATATTGAAACTCGTATGGTAACacattttgaaacttttttgctTGGAGTCTTGTTTTGATTAGGAATGTTGATATTTTTGATAGGGTCTTGAATTTGCTTATGAGTCTTTTGTTGCTTGTGAAACTGTCTAGTGTTTATAATAATTTCAGGAAgcatttgttgtgttatttcaggaaagccttccagaaaagtttgaaattttttttccttgtttacgcaggatagaaacaagatgggAGATTCAGTACCTCTAAAACTAGCACTGCCAGAGCTGAAGTATCCTATTGGTTCACAGCCAAAGCAAAAGTCAGCAATCAACCAATATTCCGGCTCAGAGTATATCTCCATTGTTGACAGCATCCTAAAACCAGATGAGATGATAAGAGTCCGAGGATCATTTCTGGGACCTATAATGAAGCTCAGTGAGAGAGGATTGAAGTTATCAGCAAAGATGGTCTACGCCATTCTCACTAGAAGCATCGTTTCTGTCAAGGAGAATGAAGCCTGGTTCCATTTCGGTGCGCAGCCAATGAGGTTCTCTATAAGAGAATTTCATATGATGACAGGCTTGAAATGTAGTGGTGCATTAGAAGGACCACGAAGGGAAACCGATAGATTTAATTGGGAATTGCTAAAGGGGCGTAGTCATAAGTTAAGTGACGTGGTGGAACAGCtcagaaacacaagagaagatgcTTCTGAGGAGAGAGTATGCCTCGCAATGCTCATCCTGGTAGAGAGCATATTATTGCGGAAGAGCAAAGGAGGGAGTTTTCCTTTGGAATATGCGAAAAATGCACAGGATATGACATATCCATGGGGGAAAGAGGCTTACATTGTGCTCCTGAAGTCAATTCAAAACGCTGTCGCGAATCATTTGGAGAATAAATCCAAATTTGagttgcaaggttatcctctagTATTCCTTCTTTGGATACTAGAGTCGATTCCTTTGCTAAGGAATAAGTTCAGTAAGTGTGTACCAACAGTTGAGGTTCCTGGGCCGACTTACTTGTGTGAAAAATACACTGACGTAGAGAATCCATCACTTGATAGGGTTTTACAGGTTGAAGCTGATACAAAGGTAAGCTTTTCCAAGTATATGTTTCTCAGTTtatttggcttcttctttttaatatgtttctcaTTGGTCTTTTTTAAAATACTCTCAGCTGAAGGTCCATTGCATACTACCTTCTATTCCTCATGATCCAGAAGATGATATCTCCATTGAAGACAAATATAGTGACGAGCTGGAAACACTGAAAGATGTAACAAAGAAAGGGTACAAGCTTACAGCCGATGACTGGGAAAATAGGTGTGTAGACACATTTGAAACATTGGATGCTCTTATTCAAATGATGGCAAATAAGGAGACTGGCCAAGCTTCTACTCCGATTGATGAGGATTCAGtaaatgaaaaagtgaacaggatCATCGAGGTAATGGAGGAGAATCTGAAGAGCATGAAGGATCGAATGTCATTACTGGAAGAAGAAAACATGCATCTTAGAGCCCGTGTGTCAGAGTTGGAAGGAAACAACAATGTTTTTCCCACTAACGTGACACAACAGGTAAATTCTCAAAACATCTTCTTTTACATTtgcattttcaagtattttttggaAGATCTTGTACATATTCTTGAATGCCTTCCTAATATTTGACAAACAGCGATCCAGTGGgacacctttatctccaatgtctcacacgcaaccatcgagtgagacgcctttatctccaatgtctcaacagcctaatttgacacatgaggtatgtaaccaataaatattgttgagttttgaagtaatatttggaaacttttgtacatattcttgaatgcattcttgattttTGCAGGAGACAATGAATGAATCAGATGATGACACTCCTGCCCTTGATACTCAAGTATTCTCTCCTAATCTGACaaaagaggtatatgctcaatgatattgttttcacagttggagtttacaaattagttttgggtgattttttttacatataaaggCTTTTCTGATTTTTGACAGAAAGAAACAAGTGAGTCACCTGCTGAGAGGCCATCCAATCCTAATCAAGATGGAAAACCAGATGATGAGGTAATATTTATTCTAGAAATTATAgttgaatgtattcatgatggtctttcctgatatttttttgcagattgtgaGAGAGAAATTAACAAAGGAGTCACCTGCTGCTCAGAGTCAAGTTTCGCAGAAAGAAACAGTGGAAATGAATGagacaccttcttctccaataGCTCCAAAGAGTATTGAAACTCCCGTTTATACTCCAAGTCAGACTCAGCAGGTACatggtcaaaaaaaaatcttggattTTTAAGTTAATGTTTGGAAGCTTTAGAACGTACTCTGGATTGCCTTCGTGATAATTTTTACAGATTGAGAGAGAGCCATCGGATGACACGCCTGCCCTTGATAGTCAAATTTTCACTCCTAATCTGACaaaagaggtatatgctcaatgacagttggagtttacaattagttttgggtgatttacatatatagacCTTTCTAATTTTTGGCAGAGGGAAACACAAACCTCTACTGATGAGACGCcacccaaaactaatcaagaagaaggaaaaacaaatgatgaggtaatatttactctagaaattataattgaatgtattcatgatggccTTTCCTGATATTTTTTGCAGATTGTGATTGAGTCACCTGCTGCTCAGACTCAAGTTTTGCAAAAAGAAACACTGGAAATGAATGagacaccttcttctccaatatCTCCAAAGAGTATTGAGGCTCAAGTTTTTACTCCAATTCAGAAACAGCAGGTAAATGCTCAAAAAATCTTGGAGATTTCAAGTAATGTTTGGAAGCTTTTGTACGTGTTTTTGATCCCCTTCctgactttttttgttttttttgcagaCGGTAACAGAGGGAACGTATGAGGCTACACAACCATTGACTGAGATCATTTCAGCAAACAATAAAAAGGTAAGCATAGAAATGTCTTTCATAAGTAcaacttgaattttaaattgtagaaacttcttcataactacctcttttattttattgttattacaGGAGGATACACATGTTGTGCATCACACACCTTCCTCTCCATTGTCTTCACTAATTGCACTAGTtattgaagaaaataagaatgctttggtaagaagaaatatttaaaatgtttatgtaatatttttctattcaaCTAACTCTTACCATTTACTTTTGTCTTATAGAGTGAGACAGAATCTGTGACccaatatttttctctaaatgaGGGAGAGGAGACACAATCAAGCAGAAAGAATCAAGCAGAAGAAAATCTCAAGGATACTACAAAACATACAACTGAGCTAGTTTCCACAGATGTTTCGAAGACACAGCCTCTTACACAGCCTCTTACACAGCTTCTTACACAGCCTCTTACTCAGCAAACACAGCACCTTCAGACAAGTGAGGGAGAGCAATCCGATGAGACACCATCAGAGCAGAATCAAGCAGAAGAAAATCTCAAGGATACTACAGAACCTACTACTGAGCTAGTTTCCACAGAGCCTACTACTGAACCTACTACTGAGCATGTTTTGAAGATACCGCCTATTACTCAGAAAACAGAGCATCTTCAGACAAGTGCTATAGATTTTTCAGAAACAAACGAGGTATGCATCGAGTATATTTgatctttaattattattctaacaatttgaaaCCGCTGATGTTACTGAATCTTCATTTTTCATAGGTTGAAGTAAGCAGGCTTCTAGCTCACTTTCAAATAGGCGCAGAGGTTGAGATTTTGTCTACTGATGACGAAATATGGTATCCAGGAAAGGTTGTTGATCTTAAACTGTGTGAAGGACTAGAGGAGCTGACAGTTGAGTACACGACACTCTTCGCAGACCAACATAGACTTCAGAAACTTCAGGATACTATCACGGCTGACAAAATACGTCCTGCAACACCAACTAGTGACCAAAAATCCTTTGAGATGATGGATAAGGTAGAAGTCTTTTACAACAATGGCTGGAGCAGCGGACAAATTAGCATGGTACTTGGTGATAACACATACTCGGTGTGTCTCTATACTTCTATGGAAACTATTCTATTCAAACATTCAGATTTGCGAATTCATAGAGAATGGAAAGATGGAGTCTGGAAGATGGCAGATAAGGTAAATCATAACTTGAATTATACTTCACGTGAATTGTTTGATATACATACATTTTAGTTTCAGGAATGGTTTCCAGAAATTCCGATTGCaacaaatttgataatattttgcttGGTGTCTATTGTTTGATTAAAGGTGAAGCCTGATAAGAAAAGGAAAGCTGCTGCCTCATCACAAAATTCAGGAATGgataatgttttcctaagaagGAGCGAGAGGGTGCCTAAACGATCTAGAGACACAAAAACTCCATTCAAGTCTGAAAGAAATCCGGCTTTAACTGTAATACATGAGATTATACCTGCAGTTGATCCGTTTTCAACTCCTGCGGAACATAAGCTTTCAAGGCTTCAAAATTGGATGACATTAAAGCCCGGCATGCATGAAACGTAAGCATGTTTCTGTCCTTgtctatatattcttatatttatgtataaaaggTTTAGTAATTCCTTTGAATCTTCAATCGACTACAGGTCCCTATCAATCAATGATAATAAGATAAGGAAATCTTTCTTTCAAAGCATGGAAAATGCAAAAAAGGACCTTAAGAAAGAGGTAATTTCTTTACATATGTTCTTGCCTTGagctttttttaaaaaaaaattcaggaagGATTTGTTTAGTTTCAGGAATTAGATAGT contains these protein-coding regions:
- the LOC125580193 gene encoding uncharacterized protein LOC125580193, with translation MGDSVPLKLALPELKYPIGSQPKQKSAINQYSGSEYISIVDSILKPDEMIRVRGSFLGPIMKLSERGLKLSAKMVYAILTRSIVSVKENEAWFHFGAQPMRFSIREFHMMTGLKCSGALEGPRRETDRFNWELLKGRSHKLSDVVEQLRNTREDASEERVCLAMLILVESILLRKSKGGSFPLEYAKNAQDMTYPWGKEAYIVLLKSIQNAVANHLENKSKFELQGYPLVFLLWILESIPLLRNKFSKCVPTVEVPGPTYLCEKYTDVENPSLDRVLQVEADTKLKVHCILPSIPHDPEDDISIEDKYSDELETLKDVTKKGYKLTADDWENRCVDTFETLDALIQMMANKETGQASTPIDEDSVNEKVNRIIEVMEENLKSMKDRMSLLEEENMHLRARVSELEGNNNVFPTNVTQQRSSGTPLSPMSHTQPSSETPLSPMSQQPNLTHEVCNQ